A DNA window from Callospermophilus lateralis isolate mCalLat2 chromosome X, mCalLat2.hap1, whole genome shotgun sequence contains the following coding sequences:
- the Tasl gene encoding TLR adapter interacting with SLC15A4 on the lysosome: protein MLSEGYLSGLAYWNDIYWNHASYNEQVAGEKEEETTSVAALSYSSVDEEEVRSLYVSCKSSGKFISSLHSRENQCNRSQRVTVLQTNPNPVFESPNLAAVEICRDLRRGTYLVPPSCKSICKNYNDLHIAGGQVMAVNSVMTDFPSESSFECGPLLKSSEIPLPMEDSISTQPSDFPQKPIQRYSSYWKITSIKEKSSLQMQKPISNAVLNEYLEQKVVELYKQYIMDAMFHDSSPTQILASELIMTSVDQISLQVSREKNLETSKARDLVISRLLQLASTEISTPSLHISQYSNVNP, encoded by the coding sequence ATGCTGTCAGAAGGGTATCTCAGTGGACTTGCCTACTGGAATGACATCTACTGGAATCACGCATCTTATAATGAACAGGTGGCTGGGGAAAAGGAAGAGGAGACAACTTCTGTTGCTGCTCTTTCCTATTCCTCTGTGGATGAAGAGGAAGTCAGAAGTCTTTACGTGAGCTGCAAATCCTCTGGCAAGTTTATTTCTTCACTGCACTCAAGAGAAAACCAATGCAACAGAAGTCAGAGAGTCACAGTGCTGCAAACAAACCCTAATCCGGTGTTTGAAAGCCCAAACTTGGCTGCAGTTGAAATATGTAGAGACCTCCGTAGAGGGACCTACTTGGTTCCACCTTCCTGCAAAAGCATTTGCAAGAATTACAATGACTTACATATTGCAGGGGGACAGGTGATGGCCGTTAACTCAGTGATGACAGATTTTCCCTCTGAGAGCAGTTTTGAATGTGGTCCTTTGCTGAAGTCATCGGAGATTCCTTTGCCCATGGAAGATTCCATTTCCACTCAGCCCAGTGACTTTCCCCAAAAGCCTATTCAGCGGTACTCATCGTATTGGAAAATAACCAGCATCAAAGAAAAAAGCAGCCTGCAAATGCAGAAACCTATTTCAAATGCAGTGCTGAATGAGTACTTGGAGCAGAAGGTGGTGGAGTTATATAAGCAGTACATCATGGATGCCATGTTTCATGACAGTTCTCCTACCCAGATTCTGGCATCTGAACTCATCATGACAAGTGTGGACCAAATTAGTCTTCAAGTGTCTAGAGAGAAGAACCTGGAGACCTCAAAAGCTAGGGATTTAGTCATTAGTCGCCTATTACAGTTGGCATCAACTGAGATCAGTACACCTAGTCTTCACATTTCACAGTACAGCAATGTGAATCCATAG